Proteins from one Homalodisca vitripennis isolate AUS2020 chromosome 3, UT_GWSS_2.1, whole genome shotgun sequence genomic window:
- the LOC124356697 gene encoding alpha-crystallin A chain-like has translation MSMVPYIVREMLRDMDRPTLYDQHFGLGLSPASLMDHGLLTTPLHCGYLRPWRILNQADSGMSNIVNDKDNFKVSLDVQQFKPEELTVKVVDNHVVVEGKHEERSDEHGFISRQFTRRYHLPEDCDLQALQSSLSSDGVLQLTAPKKAIEDKGARAIPITQTNAPAVKAAPEAKQQEEKTKSA, from the exons ATGTCGATGGTACCATACATTGTCCGGGAGATGCTGCGAGATATGGACCGCCCCACTCTCTATGACCAACACTTTGGCCTAGGGCTCAGTCCTGCCAGCCTGATGGACCACGGTCTGCTGACCACCCCACTGCACTGTGGATACTTGCGACCTTGGCGAATCCTCAACCAGGCAGACAGTGGCATGTCGAACATTGTCAATGACAAGGATAACTTCAAG GTGAGCCTAGACGTGCAGCAGTTCAAGCCGGAAGAGCTGACAGTGAAGGTGGTGGACAACCACGTGGTGGTGGAAGGCAAGCATGAAGAGCGTAGTGATGAGCACGGGTTCATCTCTCGCCAGTTCACACGTCGCTACCACCTCCCAGAAGACTGTGACTTGCAGGCTCTGCAGTCCTCTCTGTCCTCAGATGGAGTCTTGCAGCTGACAGCACCCAAGAAAGCCATAGAAGACAAAGGTGCCCGAGCCATTCCCATCACTCAGACCAACGCACCTGCGGTCAAGGCAGCTCCTGAGGCGAAACAGCAAGAGGAGAAAACTAAATCAGCCTAA